In Hemiscyllium ocellatum isolate sHemOce1 chromosome 2, sHemOce1.pat.X.cur, whole genome shotgun sequence, a single window of DNA contains:
- the LOC132825963 gene encoding LOW QUALITY PROTEIN: transmembrane protein 186-like (The sequence of the model RefSeq protein was modified relative to this genomic sequence to represent the inferred CDS: inserted 1 base in 1 codon) yields MEPKPKYPDSEHFTMIHRFHGIRFLIAVSQLKVLKTSITVTLVPTFYYFYLQEQVQYVLLAFMTGLSDFAVLMLYFMIWRCRLGYYLRRFIGMLYLNGSRTALNVSHLTFWRRRVDFYVAVQDVMPLGNTGDIANEIILQFKQYNKTEIXYFTIKFGQVVDKQKFLQVFGNN; encoded by the exons ATGGAGCCAAAGCCCAAATATCCAGATAGTGAACACTTCACAATGATACATAGGTTTCATGGAATAAGATTCCTGATAGCTGTTTCGCAGCTAAAAGTACTTAAGACTAGCATAACTGTCACACTTGTACccacattttattatttttaccTGCAGGAACAAGTGCAATATGTTCTCCTTGCTTTTATGACTGGATTATCAGATTTTGCTGTACTCATGCTttatttcatgatttggagatgccgattagg GTATTATTTAAGACGATTCATAGGAATGCTGTATCTAAATGGCTCTAGAACCGCTCTAAATGTTTCACACTTGACCTTTTGGAGAAGAAGAGTTGATTTTTATGTTGCTGTTCAAGATGTCATGCCTCTTGGAAATACAGGGGACATAGCAAATGAAATTATTTTACAGTTTAAACAATATAACAAAACTGAGA TTTATTTCACAATTAAGTTTGGGCAGGTAGTTGATAAGCAAAAATTCCTTCAAGTATTTGGTAATAATTAA